Proteins encoded by one window of Salvia splendens isolate huo1 chromosome 7, SspV2, whole genome shotgun sequence:
- the LOC121742210 gene encoding probable galacturonosyltransferase 9, which translates to MAVAVRGSRVGSGGGSVLRSFFSYRIFVSAMFTLLFLATLSVLLTSHPSHNDSVMDATGNAHVRRSFLAWQSDPVKTRLDLIYNQANNHVALVNAYATYARKLKLEISKQLKMFDDLAQNFSDIQLKQAYRAALFESDGPVDEDVLRQFEKEVKDKVKIARLMIAENKESYDNQLKIQKLKDTIFAVNELLLKAKKNGVFASLIAAKSTPKSLHCLAMRLMEERIAHPEKYVDDEPGPELEDPNLYHYALFSDNVIAISVVVNSTLKHAEEPWKHVFHVVTDRMNFAATKVWFKMRPLQGGAHIEIKAVDDFKFLNPSYAPVLKQLQSAKLRKYYFETRAENTSTDVNNMKYRNPKYLSMLNHLRFYLPELYPKLNKILFLDDDVVVQKDLTALWKIDLDGKVNGAVSTCFGSFHRYSEYLNFSHPLIKQKFSPRACAWAFGMNIFDLDAWRQEKCTEQYHYWQDLNEDRSLWKMGTLPAGLVTFYSTTKPLDKAWHVLGLGINPSISMEEIEKAAVIHFSGDMKPWLDIAMNLYKHLWTKYVDNTMDFVQMCNFGM; encoded by the exons ATGGCTGTGGCGGTCCGAGGCAGTCGGGTCGGATCGGGCGGCGGATCCGTCCTCCGCAGCTTTTTCAGCTACCGGATCTTCGTTTCCGCCATGTTCACTCTCCTTTTCCtcgctactctctccgtcctccTCACATCTCACCCCTCACACAACGATTCG GTTATGGATGCTACAGGAAATGCACATGTAAGGCGGAGTTTTCTAGCATGGCAATCCGATCCGGTGAAGACTAGGTTAGATTTGATATATAACCAGGCAAACAATCATGTTGCATTAGTTAATGCATATGCCACCTACGCCAGAAAACTCAAACTTGAGATATCCAAGCAGCTTAAGATGTTTGATGATTTGGCTCAGAATTTCTCTGACATCCAACTGAAGCAGGCTTACCGTGCTGCACTGTTTGAATCTGATGGGCCGgttgatgaggatgttttgagGCAGTTTGAGAAGGAGGTAAAAGATAAAGTTAAGATTGCTAGGCTAATGATTGCAGAGAATAAGGAATCATATGACAATCAGTTAAAGATTCAAAAACTGAAGGACACAATATTTGCTGTGAACGAATTGCTTTTGAAGGCCAAGAAAAATGGGGTCTTTGCCAGCTTGATTGCAGCCAAATCCACTCCCAAGAGTTTGCATTGTTTAGCTATGCGGCTTATGGAGGAGAGAATTGCTCACCCTGAAAAGTATGTGGATGATGAGCCTGGCCCTGAGCTTGAAGATCCTAACTTATACCACTATGCTTTGTTCTCTGACAATGTGATTGCAATCTCTGTGGTGGTAAACTCCACCCTTAAGCATGCAGAGGAGCCATGGAAACATGTATTCCATGTTGTTACTGATAGAATGAATTTTGCTGCTACTAAGGTTTGGTTTAAGATGAGGCCATTACAAGGTGGAGCTCATATTGAGATCAAGGCAGTGGATGATTTCAAGTTCTTAAATCCTTCATATGCTCCTGTTCTTAAGCAGCTTCAATCTGCTAAGTTAAGGAAGTATTACTTTGAGACCAGAGCTGAGAACACCTCTACAGATGTAAACAACATGAAGTATAGAAATCCCAAGTATTTATCGATGCTCAATCACCTTCGATTCTACTTGCCTGAACTCTACCCTAAGCTGAACAAGATTCTATTTCTGGATGATGATGTTGTAGTTCAGAAGGATTTGACTGCCTTGTGGAAAATTGATTTGGATGGGAAGGTTAATGGTGCCGTCAGCACTTGCTTTGGGTCTTTTCATCGTTATTCTGAATATTTAAACTTTTCTCATCCTCTCATCAAGCAGAAGTTTAGTCCCAGGGCCTGTGCTTGGGCTTTTGGTATGAATATTTTCGACCTTGATGCTTGGAGACAGGAGAAATGCACTGAGCAATATCATTATTGGCAGGATTTG AATGAGGATCGTTCGTTATGGAAGATGGGGACTCTACCAGCTGGGCTTGTTACATTTTACTCAACCACCAAGCCTTTGGATAAAGCTTGGCATGTTCTGGGACTCGGTATCAATCCTAGTATCAGTATGGAAGAAATTGAGAAGGCTGCTGTCATCCATTTCAGTGGAGACATGAAGCCATGGCTGGATATTGCCATGAACCTTTACAAGCATCTATGGACAAAGTATGTTGATAATACAATGGATTTTGTGCAGATGTGCAATTTTGGCATGTAG
- the LOC121742211 gene encoding basic leucine zipper 43-like has translation MQTNQMNELHYLLQSNLSQLVDTNMNPLYQVQKWGCVSSNSTTSDEAEDQQQMSIINERKQRRMISNRESARRSRMRKQQQLDELWSQVVCLRNENHQLIEKLNHALDTNDRLLHENSQLKEDASELRQMLAHMHLNSPPPLPSASISTSHFD, from the coding sequence ATGCAAACAAACCAAATGAATGAGCTTCATTATCTCCTACAATCAAACCTATCCCAATTGGTTGACACCAACATGAACCCCCTCTACCAAGTGCAGAAATGGGGGTGTGTGAGCAGCAACTCGACGACCTCGGACGAGGCAGAGGATCAGCAGCAGATGAGCATTATAAACGAGAGGAAGCAGCGTCGGATGATCTCCAACAGGGAGTCCGCGAGGCGTTCGAGGATGCGGAAGCAGCAGCAGCTGGACGAGCTCTGGTCGCAGGTGGTTTGCCTCAGGAATGAGAACCACCAGCTGATCGAAAAGCTCAACCACGCTCTCGACACCAACGATCGCCTCCTGCACGAGAATTCGCAGCTTAAAGAGGATGCGTCTGAGCTTCGACAGATGCTCGCTCACATGCACCTTAattctcctcctcctctgcccTCTGCATCAATATCCACTTCTCACTTTGATTAA